The following are encoded together in the Streptomyces sp. NBC_00358 genome:
- a CDS encoding ATP-binding cassette domain-containing protein, producing MTVSSSPTPVLQARGLVKRYGQVTAIDGADFDLLPGEVLAVIGDNGAGKTSLIKALTGAVTPDAGEIRLNGEPITFSGPQSARAHGIETVYQDLAVAASMDIASNMFLGRELRRPGVLGSVFRMLDKKRMRQEAAEHMADLKIGLRSLTQSVETLSGGQRQAVAVARSVAWARSVVVMDEPTAALGVKESGQVLDLIRRVRDKGMPVVLISHNMPHVFEIADRIHVHRLGRRAAVIKPSDYSMAEVVAIMTGALTVDETGDTVVADSEAAKAAGVRAT from the coding sequence ATGACCGTCTCCTCCTCCCCCACGCCCGTACTGCAGGCCCGTGGTCTGGTCAAGCGGTACGGCCAGGTCACCGCCATCGACGGCGCCGACTTCGACCTGCTCCCCGGTGAGGTCCTCGCCGTCATCGGCGACAACGGCGCCGGCAAGACCAGCCTGATCAAGGCCCTCACCGGCGCGGTGACCCCCGATGCGGGCGAGATACGACTCAACGGCGAGCCCATCACCTTCTCCGGCCCGCAGAGCGCACGCGCCCACGGCATCGAGACGGTCTATCAGGACCTCGCCGTGGCCGCCTCCATGGACATCGCCTCGAACATGTTCCTCGGGCGCGAGCTGCGCCGCCCCGGCGTCCTCGGCAGTGTCTTCCGCATGCTGGACAAGAAGCGCATGCGCCAGGAGGCCGCCGAGCACATGGCCGATCTGAAGATCGGCCTGCGCTCGCTGACGCAGTCGGTGGAGACGCTCTCCGGCGGACAGCGGCAGGCCGTCGCGGTCGCCCGTTCCGTCGCCTGGGCCCGCTCCGTCGTCGTCATGGACGAACCCACCGCAGCCCTCGGCGTCAAGGAGTCCGGCCAGGTCCTCGACCTCATCCGCCGGGTCCGCGACAAGGGCATGCCGGTCGTCCTGATCAGTCACAACATGCCCCACGTCTTCGAGATCGCCGACCGGATCCACGTCCACCGCCTCGGCCGGCGCGCTGCCGTGATCAAGCCCTCCGACTACTCCATGGCCGAGGTCGTCGCCATCATGACCGGCGCCCTCACAGTCGACGAAACCGGAGATACTGTCGTAGCGGATTCGGAGGCCGCGAAGGCCGCCGGAGTCCGGGCCACCTGA
- a CDS encoding ABC transporter permease — protein sequence MTATTTPYSELKAPTTARRLLTAPTTGPLAALLLACAFFSFSTDQFLTGGNFSLIVQQVMVVGTLAIGQTLIILTAGIDLSCGAVMAFGSIVIAKMAAEGSLPPLLAVALGLVVCGGFGLLNGLLVQKIPLPPFIVTLGMLNVAFALTHIYSEEQTVTNLPGPLTALGETFPLGHTDITYGSLVTIALFLLLAYTLSSTGWGRHVYALGNSAEAARLNGIRTSRLTIGIYTVAGLLYGIAALLLISRTGVGDPQAGQTDNLDSITAVVLGGTSLFGGRGSVLGTFIGVLIVGVFRNGLQLMGVASIYQTLITGVLVILAVTVDQLSRKKA from the coding sequence ATGACAGCCACGACAACGCCGTACTCGGAGCTCAAGGCACCGACCACAGCCCGCAGACTGCTCACGGCGCCGACCACCGGACCCCTGGCCGCCCTCCTCCTGGCCTGCGCCTTCTTCTCCTTCTCGACCGACCAGTTCCTGACCGGCGGGAACTTCTCGCTGATCGTGCAGCAGGTCATGGTCGTGGGCACCCTCGCTATCGGGCAGACCCTGATCATCCTCACGGCGGGGATCGACCTGTCCTGCGGGGCCGTGATGGCGTTCGGCAGCATCGTGATCGCCAAGATGGCCGCCGAGGGCTCCCTGCCCCCGCTCCTCGCCGTCGCCCTGGGCCTGGTGGTCTGCGGCGGGTTCGGTCTGCTCAACGGGTTGCTGGTGCAGAAGATCCCGCTGCCGCCGTTCATCGTCACCCTTGGCATGCTCAACGTGGCGTTCGCGCTGACCCACATCTACTCCGAGGAGCAGACGGTCACCAACCTGCCCGGCCCGCTGACGGCCCTCGGGGAGACCTTCCCGCTGGGCCACACGGACATCACCTACGGCTCCCTGGTCACCATCGCCCTGTTCCTCCTCCTCGCCTACACGCTGAGCAGCACCGGCTGGGGACGGCACGTCTACGCCCTGGGCAACAGCGCCGAGGCCGCCCGGCTCAACGGCATCCGTACCTCTCGCCTGACCATCGGCATCTACACCGTGGCCGGTCTGCTGTACGGCATCGCCGCCCTGCTGCTCATCTCCCGCACCGGAGTCGGCGACCCGCAGGCCGGGCAGACCGACAACCTCGACAGCATCACCGCTGTGGTCCTCGGCGGCACCAGCCTCTTCGGCGGACGCGGCTCGGTCCTGGGCACCTTCATCGGCGTCCTCATCGTCGGCGTGTTCCGCAACGGCCTCCAGCTGATGGGCGTCGCCTCCATCTACCAGACCCTGATCACCGGAGTCCTGGTGATCCTCGCGGTGACCGTCGACCAGCTCTCCCGGAAGAAGGCCTGA
- a CDS encoding sugar ABC transporter substrate-binding protein, which translates to MSRTTRLSSSLLRAAAVTGVAALTLTACGSGSGSGSTSSGSGKVKVGLITKTDTNPFFVKMKEGAERAAKENGAQLSTAAGKFDGDNAGQVTAIENMVAAGVKGILITPSDSKAIVPAIQKARAKGVLVIALDTPTEPESAVDALFATDNLKAGQLIGEYAKAAMKGKTAKIAALDLAPGVSVGVQRHNGFLKGFGATDKDVVCAQDTGGDQAKGQTAMENCLQKSPDINVVYTINEPAALGAYTALKAKGREKDVLIVSVDGGCTGTQAVKDGKIAATSQQYPLKMAAEGVKAVVTYAKDGKKASGYTDTGVTLITDKAQDGVTSKDTAYGLENCWG; encoded by the coding sequence ATGTCTCGCACCACTCGCCTGTCCTCGTCCCTCCTCCGAGCCGCCGCGGTCACGGGCGTCGCGGCACTCACCCTGACGGCCTGCGGGTCCGGCTCCGGTTCGGGCTCCACGAGCTCCGGCTCGGGCAAGGTGAAAGTCGGTCTGATCACCAAGACCGACACCAACCCGTTCTTCGTGAAGATGAAGGAGGGCGCGGAGAGGGCCGCCAAGGAGAACGGTGCCCAACTGTCCACCGCCGCAGGCAAGTTCGACGGGGACAACGCCGGTCAGGTCACCGCCATCGAGAACATGGTCGCCGCCGGGGTGAAGGGCATCCTGATCACCCCGAGCGACTCCAAGGCGATCGTGCCCGCGATCCAGAAGGCCCGTGCCAAGGGTGTTCTGGTCATCGCGCTGGACACGCCGACCGAGCCGGAGAGCGCGGTCGACGCTCTCTTCGCCACCGACAACCTCAAGGCCGGCCAGCTGATCGGCGAGTACGCCAAGGCCGCCATGAAGGGCAAGACGGCGAAGATAGCCGCCCTCGACCTGGCGCCGGGCGTCTCCGTCGGCGTCCAGCGACACAACGGTTTCCTGAAGGGCTTCGGCGCCACCGACAAGGACGTCGTGTGCGCCCAGGACACCGGTGGCGACCAGGCCAAGGGTCAGACCGCGATGGAGAACTGCCTGCAGAAGTCACCCGACATCAACGTCGTGTACACCATCAACGAGCCGGCGGCCCTGGGCGCTTACACCGCGCTGAAGGCCAAGGGCCGGGAGAAGGACGTCCTGATCGTCTCTGTCGACGGCGGCTGCACCGGCACCCAGGCCGTCAAGGACGGCAAGATCGCCGCGACTTCGCAGCAGTACCCGCTGAAGATGGCCGCCGAGGGCGTCAAGGCAGTCGTGACGTACGCCAAGGACGGCAAGAAGGCATCCGGTTACACCGACACCGGCGTCACGCTGATCACCGACAAGGCGCAGGACGGGGTCACGTCGAAGGACACCGCCTATGGCCTGGAGAACTGCTGGGGCTAA
- a CDS encoding carbohydrate kinase family protein: MSPRQITVLGECVADAFAEPANASNELALRVLPGGGPANTAVALARLDTPARFLARLSGDVFGRLFRAHLEASGVDLSYAVAAAEPSTLAVAELDATGQAAFSFHAQNTADWQWTPGELARVDLSETACVHTGSLALVREPGGAAVEEFLAAAAPRATISIDPNVRPLLVRPEVYRARLAHWCALADILRLSEDDLELLLPGTPPEQACDIWHAAGVRLVVITLGAGGALASLDGERLRVPAVATRVVDTVGAGDSFTAGLLHHLGARGLLGGRLADLGLDEVAEACRFGTRVAALTCSVAGPNPPWRNQLAQLAAAGGA, from the coding sequence ATGAGCCCGCGTCAGATCACCGTTCTGGGAGAGTGCGTCGCGGACGCCTTCGCCGAACCGGCAAACGCCTCGAACGAGCTCGCCCTGCGGGTGCTGCCTGGCGGCGGACCTGCGAATACGGCGGTGGCCCTGGCCCGGCTGGACACGCCGGCCCGCTTCCTCGCACGCCTGTCCGGCGATGTGTTCGGCCGCCTGTTCCGCGCACACCTGGAGGCGTCCGGCGTCGACCTGTCGTACGCCGTCGCCGCCGCCGAGCCCAGCACGCTGGCCGTGGCGGAGCTGGACGCCACCGGGCAGGCCGCGTTCTCGTTCCACGCGCAGAACACGGCCGACTGGCAGTGGACTCCAGGGGAACTGGCAAGGGTGGATCTGTCCGAAACAGCCTGTGTGCACACCGGGTCGCTGGCGCTGGTCCGTGAGCCCGGCGGAGCGGCGGTGGAGGAGTTCCTGGCGGCTGCTGCTCCGCGGGCCACCATCAGCATCGATCCCAACGTCCGGCCGCTGCTGGTGCGCCCCGAGGTCTACCGCGCCCGGCTCGCGCATTGGTGCGCTCTCGCCGACATCCTGCGGCTGAGCGAGGACGACCTGGAACTCCTCCTGCCGGGCACTCCGCCCGAGCAGGCGTGCGACATCTGGCATGCGGCGGGGGTACGGCTCGTCGTGATCACGCTCGGCGCCGGCGGCGCCCTGGCCTCGCTCGACGGCGAACGGCTAAGGGTGCCCGCGGTGGCCACGCGGGTCGTCGACACGGTCGGCGCGGGGGACTCCTTCACCGCCGGCCTGCTGCACCACCTCGGCGCCCGCGGACTCCTCGGTGGCCGGCTGGCCGATCTCGGTCTCGACGAGGTCGCGGAAGCCTGCCGGTTCGGCACCCGGGTCGCGGCCCTGACCTGCTCGGTCGCCGGACCCAATCCGCCGTGGCGGAACCAGTTGGCGCAGCTTGCGGCCGCCGGCGGCGCCTGA
- a CDS encoding LacI family DNA-binding transcriptional regulator: protein MAANRRPTLADVAREVGVSAKTVSRVLNEDGPASAQTREQVLAAVAKLGFQPNLMARNIRIGGPDTTIGLVIPDLANPFFGAVARAIEDTVRERGLTLLMGSSADDPERERALTDKFLARRVSILIVVPSVGADHSHLKSHRTAGLPVIFLDRPGVGLATDSIVSSNRAGAHDGVAHLIAHGHRRIGFVADLPVKLYTRRERLAGYRSALQEADIPDDRSLLANAHNQQGAEAATAQLLGLADPPTALFAGNNIMALGIVAELARSKRKDVAVVAFDDVSLAEALEPALTVVAQDAEELGRAAATTALTRLDGDRTRARTITVPTHLVVRGSGELPVAALQEP from the coding sequence ATGGCAGCGAACCGCCGCCCCACCCTGGCCGACGTCGCCCGAGAAGTCGGCGTCAGCGCCAAGACGGTCTCCCGAGTCCTCAACGAGGACGGACCCGCCTCCGCGCAGACCAGGGAACAGGTACTCGCCGCAGTGGCCAAGCTCGGCTTCCAGCCGAACCTCATGGCCCGCAACATCCGCATCGGCGGCCCGGACACCACCATCGGCCTGGTCATTCCCGACCTCGCCAACCCCTTCTTCGGAGCCGTGGCCCGCGCCATCGAGGACACCGTCCGCGAACGCGGACTGACCCTCCTCATGGGCTCCTCCGCGGACGACCCCGAGCGCGAACGCGCCCTGACGGACAAGTTCCTCGCCCGCCGCGTCAGCATCCTGATCGTCGTACCGTCCGTCGGCGCCGACCACTCCCACCTCAAGTCCCACCGTACGGCGGGGCTGCCCGTGATCTTCCTGGACCGACCCGGAGTCGGCCTCGCCACCGACAGCATCGTCAGCTCCAACCGGGCCGGCGCCCACGACGGCGTCGCCCACCTCATCGCCCACGGACACCGGCGCATCGGCTTCGTCGCCGACCTGCCCGTGAAGCTGTACACCCGCCGTGAACGTCTGGCCGGCTACCGCTCGGCACTCCAGGAAGCCGACATCCCCGACGACCGCTCGCTCCTCGCCAACGCCCACAACCAGCAAGGAGCCGAGGCCGCGACCGCCCAACTCCTCGGCCTGGCCGATCCCCCCACAGCGCTGTTCGCCGGCAACAACATCATGGCGCTGGGCATCGTCGCCGAACTGGCCCGCAGCAAGCGCAAGGACGTCGCCGTAGTCGCCTTCGACGACGTCTCGCTCGCCGAGGCACTCGAGCCGGCCCTGACCGTCGTCGCCCAGGACGCGGAAGAACTCGGCAGGGCAGCCGCGACCACCGCGCTGACCCGACTCGACGGCGACCGCACACGCGCCCGCACCATCACCGTCCCCACCCACCTGGTCGTCCGAGGCTCGGGCGAACTCCCTGTCGCTGCGTTGCAGGAACCGTGA